A genomic stretch from Dama dama isolate Ldn47 chromosome 10, ASM3311817v1, whole genome shotgun sequence includes:
- the ATXN2L gene encoding ataxin-2-like protein isoform X2 has protein sequence MLKPQPPQQTSQPQQPPPTQQAVARRPPGGTSPPNGGLPGPLASTSAPPGPPAAASPCLGPAAAAGSGLRRGAEGILAPQPPPPQQQHQERQGAAAIGSARGQSTGKGPPQSPVFEGVYNNSRMLHFLTAVVGSTCDVKVKNGTTYEGIFKTLSSKFELAVDAVHRKVSEPAGGPRREDIVDTMVFKPSDVMLVHFRNVDFNYATKDKFTDSAIAMNSKVNGEHKEKVLQRWEGGDSNSDDYDLESDMSNGWDPNEMFKFNEENYGVKTTYDSSLSSYTVPLEKDNSEEFRQRELRAAQLAREIESSPQYRLRIAMENDDGRTEEEKHSAVQRQGSGRESPSLAAREGKYIPLPQRVREGPRGGVRCSSSRGGRPGLSSLPPRGPHHLDNSSPGPGSEARGINGGPSRMSPKAQRPLRGAKSLSSPSSRPSGEASVPPPPAVGRMYPPRSPKSAAPAPISASCPEPPIGSAVLTSSASIPVTSAVGDPGVGSVSPASPKISLAPTDVKELPAKEPGRTLESQELSRIAGKVPGLQNEQKRSQLEELRKFGAQFKLQPSSSPETSLDPFPPRILKEEAKGKEKEVDGLLASEPLGSPVSSKAESVSDKEDKPPLPPAGGAEGPEQPPPPCPSQTGSPPVGLIKGDDKDEGPVAEQVKKSTLNPNAKEFNPTKPLLSVNKSTSTPTSPGPRTHSTPSIPVLTAGQSGLYSPQYISYIPQIHMGPAVQAPQMYPYPVSNSVPGQQGKYRGAKGSLPPQRSDQHQPASAPPMMQAAAAAAGPPLVAATPYSSYIPYNPQQFPGQPAMMQPMAHYPSQPVFAPMLQSNPRMLTSGSHPQAIVSSSTPQYPSAEQPTPQALYATVHQSYPHHATQLHAHQPQPATTPTGSQPPSQHAAPSPVQHQAGQAPHLGSGQPQQNLYHPGALTGTPPSLPPGPSAQSPQSSFPQPAAVYAIHAHQQLPHGFTNMAHVTQAHVQTGITAAPPPHPGAPHPPQVMLLHPPQSHGGPPQGAVPQSGVPALSASTPSPYPYIGHPQGEQPGQAPGFPGGADDRILQSHPSQQLPFHPPGN, from the exons ATGTTGAAGCCTCAGCCGCCACAACAGACCTCCCAGCCCCAGCAGCCGCCCCCCACGCAACAGGCCGTGGCCCGTCGGCCTCCCGGGGGCACCAGCCCGCCCAACGGCGGTCTCCCGGGGCCCCTGGCCTCCACCTCGGCTCCCCCAGGACCTCCTGCGGCCGCCTCCCCCTGCCTAGGGCCTGCAGCCGCTGCCGGGAGCGGGCTCCGTCGGGGAGCGGAGGGCATCTTGGCACCTCAACCGCCGCCACCACAGCAGCAACATCAGGAGAGACAAGGGGCAGCGGCCATCGGCAGCGCCAG GGGACAAAGCACAGGAAAGGGACCTCCACAGTCACCG GTGTTTGAGGGTGTCTACAACAATTCCAGAATGCTGCATTTCCTTACCGCTGTTGTG GGTTCCACTTGTGATGTAAAGGTGAAGAATGGTACCACCTATGAAGGTATCTTCAAGACGCTGAGCTCAAAG TTTGAACTAGCAGTGGACGCTGTGCACCGGAAGGTATCGGAGCCAGCAGGTGGCCCTCGTCGGGAAGACATAGTGGACACCATGGTGTTTAAGCCGAGTGATGTCATGCTTGTCCACTTCCGAAATGTCGACTTCAATTATGCTACTAAAG ATAAGTTCACTGACTCAGCCATTGCCATGAACTCGAAGGTGAATGGGGAACACAAAGAGAAGGTGCTTCAGCGCTGGGAGGGGGGCGACAGCAACAGTGATGACTACGACCTGGAATCTGACATG tCTAATGGATGGGACCCCAACGAAATGTTCAAGTTCAATGAGGAGAACTATGGTGTAAAGACCACCTATGACAGCAGTCTCTCTTCTTACAC GGTGCCCTTAGAGAAGGACAATTCAGAAGAATTCCGTCAGCGGGAGCTTCGTGCTGCCCAGTTGGCCCGAGAGATTGAATCGAGCCCCCAGTACCGCCTGCGGATCGCCATGGAGAATGATGACGGGCGCACAGAGGAGGAGAAGCACAGTGCGGTTCAGCGACAGGGCTCAGGGCGTGAGAGCCCCAGCTTGGCAGCCAG GGAGGGGAAGTATATCCCTCTACCCCAGCGAGTTCGGGAAGGTCCCCGGGGAGGCGTTCGCTGCAGTAGTTCTCGGGGCGGCCGGCCTGGCCTTAGCTCTTTGCCGCCTCGTGGCCCTCACCATCTTGACAATAGCAGCCCTGGCCCAGGTTCTGAGGCACGCGGTATCAATGGAG gccctTCCCGCATGTCCCCTAAGGCCCAGCGACCTCTGAGAGGTGCCAAGAGTCTGTCTTCCCCCAGCAGCAGGCCTTCTGGAGAAGCTTCTGTTCCACCTCCTCCTGCAG TGGGCCGGATGTACCCGCCACGCTCTCCCAAATCAGCTGCCCCCGCCCCAATCTCAGCTTCCTGTCCTGAGCCTCCCATTGGCTCAGCAGTACTGACCTCTTCAGCTTCCATCCCAGTGACGTCAGCAGTTGGGGATCCTGGAGTGGGCTCCGTTTCCCCAGCTTCTCCAAAGATCTCACTGGCCCCCACAGATG TAAAAGAACTTCCTGCCAAGGAACCTGGAAGGACGCTGGAGTCCCAGGAGTTGTCCCGGATTGCAGGGAAAG TCCCTGGCCTTCAGAACGAACAGAAGCGTTCTCAGCTGGAAGAACTGAGAAAGTTTGGGGCCCAGTTTAAG CTTCAGCCCAGTAGCTCCCCTGAGACCAGCTTGGATCCTTTTCCTCCACGGATCCTGAAAGAGGAGGccaaagggaaggagaaggaggtggatgGTCTTTTGGCTTCAGAGCCCCTGGGGTCTCCTGTTTCCTCGAAGGCCGAATCAGTATCAGACAAGGAGGACAAACCGCCCTTGCCACCAGCAGGGGGTGCCGAGGGGCCGGAGCAGCCTCCCCCACCTTGCCCAAGCCAAACTGGCAGCCCCCCAGTGGGCCTCATCAAGGGAGATGACAAGGATGAGGGCCCAGTTGCTGA ACAAGTGAAGAAGTCGACATTGAACCCCAATGCCAAGGAGTTCAATCCCACTAAGCCCCTGCTCTCTGTG AATAAATCCACCAGTACTCCGACTTCTCCTGGGCCCCGGACTCATTCAACTCCCTCCATCCCGGTGCTGACAGCAGGCCAGAGTGGGCTCTATAGCCCCCAGTACATTTCCTACATACCTCAGATCCACATGGGACCAGCTGTTCAG GCACCTCAGATGTATCCATAccctgtgtccaactctgtgcctgGACAGCAGGGCAAGTACCGGGGCGCCAAAG GCTCCCTGCCCCCCCAGCGCTCGGACCAACACCAGCCAGCCTCCGCCCCTCCCATGATGCAGgccgctgctgccgccgctgGTCCACCTCTGGTGGCCGCCACCCCTTACTCTTCCTACATCCCCTACAACCCACAGCAGTTCCCAGGCCAGCCCGCCATGATGCAGCCCATGGCCCACTACCCCTCGCAG ccGGTGTTTGCCCCCATGCTTCAAAGCAACCCACGCATGCTGACGTCGGGGAGCCATCCCCAGGCCATCGTGTCATCCTCCACCCCTCAGTACCCTTCTGCAGAGCAGCCCACCCCCCAGGCCCTTTATG CCACCGTTCACCAGTCCTATCCACACCATGCCACGCAGCTCCATGCCCACCAGCCGCAGCCGGCCACCACGCCTACTGGGAGCCAGCCGCCGTCCCAGCATGCGGCCCCCAGTCCTGTCCAG CACCAGGCGGGGCAGGCCCCACACCTGGGCAGTGGACAGCCGCAGCAGAACCTGTACCACCCAGGGGCCCTGACAGGCACGCCGCCTTCTCTGCCACCGGGACCTTCTGCCCAGTCCCCTCAGAGCAGCTTCCCCCAACCAGCCGCTGTATATGCCATCCATGCCCACCAGCAGCTGCCCCACGGCTTCACCAACATGGCCCATGTTACCCAG GCCCATGTCCAAACTGGAATCACAGCAGCCCCGCCCCCTCACCCTGGGGCTCCCCACCCgccccaggtgatgctgctgcacCCACCCCAGAGCCATGGGGGCCCCCCCCAAGGCGCGGTGCCCCAGAGTGGGGTGCCTGCACTCTCAGCTTCCACACCCTCACCCTACCCCTACATCGGACACCCCCAAGGTGAGCAGCCTGGCCAGGCGCCTGGATTTCCAGGAGGAGCCGATGACAGGATTC TTCAATCTCATCCCTCCCAGCAGCTCCCCTTCCACCCCCCGGGGAACTGA
- the ATXN2L gene encoding ataxin-2-like protein isoform X5, translated as MLKPQPPQQTSQPQQPPPTQQAVARRPPGGTSPPNGGLPGPLASTSAPPGPPAAASPCLGPAAAAGSGLRRGAEGILAPQPPPPQQQHQERQGAAAIGSARGQSTGKGPPQSPVFEGVYNNSRMLHFLTAVVGSTCDVKVKNGTTYEGIFKTLSSKFELAVDAVHRKVSEPAGGPRREDIVDTMVFKPSDVMLVHFRNVDFNYATKDKFTDSAIAMNSKVNGEHKEKVLQRWEGGDSNSDDYDLESDMSNGWDPNEMFKFNEENYGVKTTYDSSLSSYTVPLEKDNSEEFRQRELRAAQLAREIESSPQYRLRIAMENDDGRTEEEKHSAVQRQGSGRESPSLAAREGKYIPLPQRVREGPRGGVRCSSSRGGRPGLSSLPPRGPHHLDNSSPGPGSEARGINGGPSRMSPKAQRPLRGAKSLSSPSSRPSGEASVPPPPAVGRMYPPRSPKSAAPAPISASCPEPPIGSAVLTSSASIPVTSAVGDPGVGSVSPASPKISLAPTDVKELPAKEPGRTLESQELSRIAGKVPGLQNEQKRSQLEELRKFGAQFKLQPSSSPETSLDPFPPRILKEEAKGKEKEVDGLLASEPLGSPVSSKAESVSDKEDKPPLPPAGGAEGPEQPPPPCPSQTGSPPVGLIKGDDKDEGPVAEQVKKSTLNPNAKEFNPTKPLLSVNKSTSTPTSPGPRTHSTPSIPVLTAGQSGLYSPQYISYIPQIHMGPAVQAPQMYPYPVSNSVPGQQGKYRGAKGSLPPQRSDQHQPASAPPMMQAAAAAAGPPLVAATPYSSYIPYNPQQFPGQPAMMQPMAHYPSQPVFAPMLQSNPRMLTSGSHPQAIVSSSTPQYPSAEQPTPQALYATVHQSYPHHATQLHAHQPQPATTPTGSQPPSQHAAPSPVQHQAGQAPHLGSGQPQQNLYHPGALTGTPPSLPPGPSAQSPQSSFPQPAAVYAIHAHQQLPHGFTNMAHVTQAHVQTGITAAPPPHPGAPHPPQVMLLHPPQSHGGPPQGAVPQSGVPALSASTPSPYPYIGHPQVQSHPSQQLPFHPPGN; from the exons ATGTTGAAGCCTCAGCCGCCACAACAGACCTCCCAGCCCCAGCAGCCGCCCCCCACGCAACAGGCCGTGGCCCGTCGGCCTCCCGGGGGCACCAGCCCGCCCAACGGCGGTCTCCCGGGGCCCCTGGCCTCCACCTCGGCTCCCCCAGGACCTCCTGCGGCCGCCTCCCCCTGCCTAGGGCCTGCAGCCGCTGCCGGGAGCGGGCTCCGTCGGGGAGCGGAGGGCATCTTGGCACCTCAACCGCCGCCACCACAGCAGCAACATCAGGAGAGACAAGGGGCAGCGGCCATCGGCAGCGCCAG GGGACAAAGCACAGGAAAGGGACCTCCACAGTCACCG GTGTTTGAGGGTGTCTACAACAATTCCAGAATGCTGCATTTCCTTACCGCTGTTGTG GGTTCCACTTGTGATGTAAAGGTGAAGAATGGTACCACCTATGAAGGTATCTTCAAGACGCTGAGCTCAAAG TTTGAACTAGCAGTGGACGCTGTGCACCGGAAGGTATCGGAGCCAGCAGGTGGCCCTCGTCGGGAAGACATAGTGGACACCATGGTGTTTAAGCCGAGTGATGTCATGCTTGTCCACTTCCGAAATGTCGACTTCAATTATGCTACTAAAG ATAAGTTCACTGACTCAGCCATTGCCATGAACTCGAAGGTGAATGGGGAACACAAAGAGAAGGTGCTTCAGCGCTGGGAGGGGGGCGACAGCAACAGTGATGACTACGACCTGGAATCTGACATG tCTAATGGATGGGACCCCAACGAAATGTTCAAGTTCAATGAGGAGAACTATGGTGTAAAGACCACCTATGACAGCAGTCTCTCTTCTTACAC GGTGCCCTTAGAGAAGGACAATTCAGAAGAATTCCGTCAGCGGGAGCTTCGTGCTGCCCAGTTGGCCCGAGAGATTGAATCGAGCCCCCAGTACCGCCTGCGGATCGCCATGGAGAATGATGACGGGCGCACAGAGGAGGAGAAGCACAGTGCGGTTCAGCGACAGGGCTCAGGGCGTGAGAGCCCCAGCTTGGCAGCCAG GGAGGGGAAGTATATCCCTCTACCCCAGCGAGTTCGGGAAGGTCCCCGGGGAGGCGTTCGCTGCAGTAGTTCTCGGGGCGGCCGGCCTGGCCTTAGCTCTTTGCCGCCTCGTGGCCCTCACCATCTTGACAATAGCAGCCCTGGCCCAGGTTCTGAGGCACGCGGTATCAATGGAG gccctTCCCGCATGTCCCCTAAGGCCCAGCGACCTCTGAGAGGTGCCAAGAGTCTGTCTTCCCCCAGCAGCAGGCCTTCTGGAGAAGCTTCTGTTCCACCTCCTCCTGCAG TGGGCCGGATGTACCCGCCACGCTCTCCCAAATCAGCTGCCCCCGCCCCAATCTCAGCTTCCTGTCCTGAGCCTCCCATTGGCTCAGCAGTACTGACCTCTTCAGCTTCCATCCCAGTGACGTCAGCAGTTGGGGATCCTGGAGTGGGCTCCGTTTCCCCAGCTTCTCCAAAGATCTCACTGGCCCCCACAGATG TAAAAGAACTTCCTGCCAAGGAACCTGGAAGGACGCTGGAGTCCCAGGAGTTGTCCCGGATTGCAGGGAAAG TCCCTGGCCTTCAGAACGAACAGAAGCGTTCTCAGCTGGAAGAACTGAGAAAGTTTGGGGCCCAGTTTAAG CTTCAGCCCAGTAGCTCCCCTGAGACCAGCTTGGATCCTTTTCCTCCACGGATCCTGAAAGAGGAGGccaaagggaaggagaaggaggtggatgGTCTTTTGGCTTCAGAGCCCCTGGGGTCTCCTGTTTCCTCGAAGGCCGAATCAGTATCAGACAAGGAGGACAAACCGCCCTTGCCACCAGCAGGGGGTGCCGAGGGGCCGGAGCAGCCTCCCCCACCTTGCCCAAGCCAAACTGGCAGCCCCCCAGTGGGCCTCATCAAGGGAGATGACAAGGATGAGGGCCCAGTTGCTGA ACAAGTGAAGAAGTCGACATTGAACCCCAATGCCAAGGAGTTCAATCCCACTAAGCCCCTGCTCTCTGTG AATAAATCCACCAGTACTCCGACTTCTCCTGGGCCCCGGACTCATTCAACTCCCTCCATCCCGGTGCTGACAGCAGGCCAGAGTGGGCTCTATAGCCCCCAGTACATTTCCTACATACCTCAGATCCACATGGGACCAGCTGTTCAG GCACCTCAGATGTATCCATAccctgtgtccaactctgtgcctgGACAGCAGGGCAAGTACCGGGGCGCCAAAG GCTCCCTGCCCCCCCAGCGCTCGGACCAACACCAGCCAGCCTCCGCCCCTCCCATGATGCAGgccgctgctgccgccgctgGTCCACCTCTGGTGGCCGCCACCCCTTACTCTTCCTACATCCCCTACAACCCACAGCAGTTCCCAGGCCAGCCCGCCATGATGCAGCCCATGGCCCACTACCCCTCGCAG ccGGTGTTTGCCCCCATGCTTCAAAGCAACCCACGCATGCTGACGTCGGGGAGCCATCCCCAGGCCATCGTGTCATCCTCCACCCCTCAGTACCCTTCTGCAGAGCAGCCCACCCCCCAGGCCCTTTATG CCACCGTTCACCAGTCCTATCCACACCATGCCACGCAGCTCCATGCCCACCAGCCGCAGCCGGCCACCACGCCTACTGGGAGCCAGCCGCCGTCCCAGCATGCGGCCCCCAGTCCTGTCCAG CACCAGGCGGGGCAGGCCCCACACCTGGGCAGTGGACAGCCGCAGCAGAACCTGTACCACCCAGGGGCCCTGACAGGCACGCCGCCTTCTCTGCCACCGGGACCTTCTGCCCAGTCCCCTCAGAGCAGCTTCCCCCAACCAGCCGCTGTATATGCCATCCATGCCCACCAGCAGCTGCCCCACGGCTTCACCAACATGGCCCATGTTACCCAG GCCCATGTCCAAACTGGAATCACAGCAGCCCCGCCCCCTCACCCTGGGGCTCCCCACCCgccccaggtgatgctgctgcacCCACCCCAGAGCCATGGGGGCCCCCCCCAAGGCGCGGTGCCCCAGAGTGGGGTGCCTGCACTCTCAGCTTCCACACCCTCACCCTACCCCTACATCGGACACCCCCAAG TTCAATCTCATCCCTCCCAGCAGCTCCCCTTCCACCCCCCGGGGAACTGA
- the ATXN2L gene encoding ataxin-2-like protein isoform X7: MLKPQPPQQTSQPQQPPPTQQAVARRPPGGTSPPNGGLPGPLASTSAPPGPPAAASPCLGPAAAAGSGLRRGAEGILAPQPPPPQQQHQERQGAAAIGSARGQSTGKGPPQSPVFEGVYNNSRMLHFLTAVVGSTCDVKVKNGTTYEGIFKTLSSKFELAVDAVHRKVSEPAGGPRREDIVDTMVFKPSDVMLVHFRNVDFNYATKDKFTDSAIAMNSKVNGEHKEKVLQRWEGGDSNSDDYDLESDMSNGWDPNEMFKFNEENYGVKTTYDSSLSSYTVPLEKDNSEEFRQRELRAAQLAREIESSPQYRLRIAMENDDGRTEEEKHSAVQRQGSGRESPSLAAREGKYIPLPQRVREGPRGGVRCSSSRGGRPGLSSLPPRGPHHLDNSSPGPGSEARGINGGPSRMSPKAQRPLRGAKSLSSPSSRPSGEASVPPPPAVGRMYPPRSPKSAAPAPISASCPEPPIGSAVLTSSASIPVTSAVGDPGVGSVSPASPKISLAPTDVKELPAKEPGRTLESQELSRIAGKVPGLQNEQKRSQLEELRKFGAQFKLQPSSSPETSLDPFPPRILKEEAKGKEKEVDGLLASEPLGSPVSSKAESVSDKEDKPPLPPAGGAEGPEQPPPPCPSQTGSPPVGLIKGDDKDEGPVAEQVKKSTLNPNAKEFNPTKPLLSVNKSTSTPTSPGPRTHSTPSIPVLTAGQSGLYSPQYISYIPQIHMGPAVQAPQMYPYPVSNSVPGQQGKYRGAKGSLPPQRSDQHQPASAPPMMQAAAAAAGPPLVAATPYSSYIPYNPQQFPGQPAMMQPMAHYPSQPVFAPMLQSNPRMLTSGSHPQAIVSSSTPQYPSAEQPTPQALYATVHQSYPHHATQLHAHQPQPATTPTGSQPPSQHAAPSPVQHQAGQAPHLGSGQPQQNLYHPGALTGTPPSLPPGPSAQSPQSSFPQPAAVYAIHAHQQLPHGFTNMAHVTQAHVQTGITAAPPPHPGAPHPPQVMLLHPPQSHGGPPQGAVPQSGVPALSASTPSPYPYIGHPQALSDPDCLLT, translated from the exons ATGTTGAAGCCTCAGCCGCCACAACAGACCTCCCAGCCCCAGCAGCCGCCCCCCACGCAACAGGCCGTGGCCCGTCGGCCTCCCGGGGGCACCAGCCCGCCCAACGGCGGTCTCCCGGGGCCCCTGGCCTCCACCTCGGCTCCCCCAGGACCTCCTGCGGCCGCCTCCCCCTGCCTAGGGCCTGCAGCCGCTGCCGGGAGCGGGCTCCGTCGGGGAGCGGAGGGCATCTTGGCACCTCAACCGCCGCCACCACAGCAGCAACATCAGGAGAGACAAGGGGCAGCGGCCATCGGCAGCGCCAG GGGACAAAGCACAGGAAAGGGACCTCCACAGTCACCG GTGTTTGAGGGTGTCTACAACAATTCCAGAATGCTGCATTTCCTTACCGCTGTTGTG GGTTCCACTTGTGATGTAAAGGTGAAGAATGGTACCACCTATGAAGGTATCTTCAAGACGCTGAGCTCAAAG TTTGAACTAGCAGTGGACGCTGTGCACCGGAAGGTATCGGAGCCAGCAGGTGGCCCTCGTCGGGAAGACATAGTGGACACCATGGTGTTTAAGCCGAGTGATGTCATGCTTGTCCACTTCCGAAATGTCGACTTCAATTATGCTACTAAAG ATAAGTTCACTGACTCAGCCATTGCCATGAACTCGAAGGTGAATGGGGAACACAAAGAGAAGGTGCTTCAGCGCTGGGAGGGGGGCGACAGCAACAGTGATGACTACGACCTGGAATCTGACATG tCTAATGGATGGGACCCCAACGAAATGTTCAAGTTCAATGAGGAGAACTATGGTGTAAAGACCACCTATGACAGCAGTCTCTCTTCTTACAC GGTGCCCTTAGAGAAGGACAATTCAGAAGAATTCCGTCAGCGGGAGCTTCGTGCTGCCCAGTTGGCCCGAGAGATTGAATCGAGCCCCCAGTACCGCCTGCGGATCGCCATGGAGAATGATGACGGGCGCACAGAGGAGGAGAAGCACAGTGCGGTTCAGCGACAGGGCTCAGGGCGTGAGAGCCCCAGCTTGGCAGCCAG GGAGGGGAAGTATATCCCTCTACCCCAGCGAGTTCGGGAAGGTCCCCGGGGAGGCGTTCGCTGCAGTAGTTCTCGGGGCGGCCGGCCTGGCCTTAGCTCTTTGCCGCCTCGTGGCCCTCACCATCTTGACAATAGCAGCCCTGGCCCAGGTTCTGAGGCACGCGGTATCAATGGAG gccctTCCCGCATGTCCCCTAAGGCCCAGCGACCTCTGAGAGGTGCCAAGAGTCTGTCTTCCCCCAGCAGCAGGCCTTCTGGAGAAGCTTCTGTTCCACCTCCTCCTGCAG TGGGCCGGATGTACCCGCCACGCTCTCCCAAATCAGCTGCCCCCGCCCCAATCTCAGCTTCCTGTCCTGAGCCTCCCATTGGCTCAGCAGTACTGACCTCTTCAGCTTCCATCCCAGTGACGTCAGCAGTTGGGGATCCTGGAGTGGGCTCCGTTTCCCCAGCTTCTCCAAAGATCTCACTGGCCCCCACAGATG TAAAAGAACTTCCTGCCAAGGAACCTGGAAGGACGCTGGAGTCCCAGGAGTTGTCCCGGATTGCAGGGAAAG TCCCTGGCCTTCAGAACGAACAGAAGCGTTCTCAGCTGGAAGAACTGAGAAAGTTTGGGGCCCAGTTTAAG CTTCAGCCCAGTAGCTCCCCTGAGACCAGCTTGGATCCTTTTCCTCCACGGATCCTGAAAGAGGAGGccaaagggaaggagaaggaggtggatgGTCTTTTGGCTTCAGAGCCCCTGGGGTCTCCTGTTTCCTCGAAGGCCGAATCAGTATCAGACAAGGAGGACAAACCGCCCTTGCCACCAGCAGGGGGTGCCGAGGGGCCGGAGCAGCCTCCCCCACCTTGCCCAAGCCAAACTGGCAGCCCCCCAGTGGGCCTCATCAAGGGAGATGACAAGGATGAGGGCCCAGTTGCTGA ACAAGTGAAGAAGTCGACATTGAACCCCAATGCCAAGGAGTTCAATCCCACTAAGCCCCTGCTCTCTGTG AATAAATCCACCAGTACTCCGACTTCTCCTGGGCCCCGGACTCATTCAACTCCCTCCATCCCGGTGCTGACAGCAGGCCAGAGTGGGCTCTATAGCCCCCAGTACATTTCCTACATACCTCAGATCCACATGGGACCAGCTGTTCAG GCACCTCAGATGTATCCATAccctgtgtccaactctgtgcctgGACAGCAGGGCAAGTACCGGGGCGCCAAAG GCTCCCTGCCCCCCCAGCGCTCGGACCAACACCAGCCAGCCTCCGCCCCTCCCATGATGCAGgccgctgctgccgccgctgGTCCACCTCTGGTGGCCGCCACCCCTTACTCTTCCTACATCCCCTACAACCCACAGCAGTTCCCAGGCCAGCCCGCCATGATGCAGCCCATGGCCCACTACCCCTCGCAG ccGGTGTTTGCCCCCATGCTTCAAAGCAACCCACGCATGCTGACGTCGGGGAGCCATCCCCAGGCCATCGTGTCATCCTCCACCCCTCAGTACCCTTCTGCAGAGCAGCCCACCCCCCAGGCCCTTTATG CCACCGTTCACCAGTCCTATCCACACCATGCCACGCAGCTCCATGCCCACCAGCCGCAGCCGGCCACCACGCCTACTGGGAGCCAGCCGCCGTCCCAGCATGCGGCCCCCAGTCCTGTCCAG CACCAGGCGGGGCAGGCCCCACACCTGGGCAGTGGACAGCCGCAGCAGAACCTGTACCACCCAGGGGCCCTGACAGGCACGCCGCCTTCTCTGCCACCGGGACCTTCTGCCCAGTCCCCTCAGAGCAGCTTCCCCCAACCAGCCGCTGTATATGCCATCCATGCCCACCAGCAGCTGCCCCACGGCTTCACCAACATGGCCCATGTTACCCAG GCCCATGTCCAAACTGGAATCACAGCAGCCCCGCCCCCTCACCCTGGGGCTCCCCACCCgccccaggtgatgctgctgcacCCACCCCAGAGCCATGGGGGCCCCCCCCAAGGCGCGGTGCCCCAGAGTGGGGTGCCTGCACTCTCAGCTTCCACACCCTCACCCTACCCCTACATCGGACACCCCCAAG CTCTCAGTGACCCCGACTGTCTCCTGACTTAG